In Aureibacillus halotolerans, one genomic interval encodes:
- the cas5c gene encoding type I-C CRISPR-associated protein Cas5c — protein MKNIIEFVVYGDYALFTDPLTKIGGEKLTYNVPTYQALKGIVESIYWKPTIVFIIDEVRVMNPIQMESKGVRPIEYGGGNTLANYTYLKDVCYKVRARFDFNKNRPDLAFDRNEGKHFAIMKRSLEAGGRRDIFLGTRECQAYVEPTNFDEGEGAYDNINELHFGQMVHGINYPDETGRDELEVRLWPAEMRNGVIKFPKPEDCTSVRKIKDMAPPKVFDQSNVQSADELMKELGGE, from the coding sequence ATGAAAAACATCATTGAATTTGTCGTCTACGGAGATTATGCCTTGTTTACCGATCCACTAACAAAAATCGGTGGAGAGAAGCTCACGTACAATGTGCCAACGTATCAAGCGCTAAAAGGCATAGTTGAGTCGATTTATTGGAAGCCCACGATCGTATTTATCATTGATGAAGTGCGTGTTATGAATCCAATCCAAATGGAGTCAAAAGGGGTAAGGCCGATTGAGTATGGCGGCGGAAATACGTTGGCTAATTACACGTATTTGAAAGACGTCTGCTATAAAGTTCGTGCTCGTTTTGATTTCAATAAGAACCGTCCTGATTTAGCTTTTGACCGTAACGAAGGCAAGCATTTCGCGATTATGAAGCGTTCTCTTGAAGCTGGTGGACGTCGAGATATTTTTCTCGGTACACGCGAGTGCCAAGCTTATGTCGAGCCGACAAATTTTGATGAAGGTGAAGGCGCTTACGACAATATTAATGAGTTGCACTTTGGTCAGATGGTTCACGGAATTAACTACCCGGATGAGACGGGGCGGGATGAGCTTGAGGTAAGACTTTGGCCTGCTGAGATGAGAAATGGTGTAATCAAATTTCCAAAGCCAGAGGACTGCACGTCTGTTCGGAAAATCAAAGATATGGCTCCTCCAAAAGTATTTGATCAATCCAACGTCCAATCTGCGGACGAGTTAATGAAAGAGCTGGGAGGTGAATAA
- the cas8c gene encoding type I-C CRISPR-associated protein Cas8c/Csd1 translates to MGWLLNLYKTYEANVSQVGKIEKSRWDKEYTLLPIAHTTQNAHIEVDINEDGTFHSADMIGKVNTLIPCTDEAASRAGSKIAPYPLHDKLSYVAGDFVAYGGKIKKEEPFQAYIKQLGNWANSPYATNKVKSIYHYLKKGSLIKDLVDEKVLFLDQNNQLIEKWTSDYEPLQGEKPSIFTAVTGGQESAFVRFNVRIGHTPDVWTDKEMFDSFIAFYNETLGETDLCFVTGEQQPSTERHANKIRHAADKAKLISANDTSGFTYRGRFKTSKEAVGISYDVSQKAHNALKWLIQKQGKTIDDRVFLVWGSDNEQLPAPDDDPYDFFQDDDDEQDVIANTLYLYANEVAKAIDGYKSDLETKADVSIMILDSATTGRMAVLYYRSMEKELYLNRLKAWHAKCYWAHRHRKKDNTRIQFYGAPATKDIAFAAYGPRASDKIVKGLMERMVPCIVDGRTVPTDILRSAFQRASSPQSMETWEWEKTLSIACALLNVKEGLDVSLDYELKDRSYLFGRLLAIADVLERRALGREETRATNAIRYMNSFSKHPERTWKTIQESLQPYQARLGTKATYLSRLIDEVGTMIAIEDFNNQPLTGKYLHGFYSQRQELYKKKADVSEDQENTQSEEQ, encoded by the coding sequence ATGGGCTGGTTGCTGAATTTGTATAAGACCTATGAAGCCAACGTATCTCAGGTGGGAAAGATTGAGAAATCGCGATGGGACAAAGAATATACGTTGCTGCCAATCGCACATACGACACAAAACGCGCATATCGAAGTGGATATCAATGAAGATGGGACATTTCATAGTGCAGACATGATCGGAAAAGTGAACACACTTATCCCATGCACGGACGAAGCGGCAAGTCGGGCTGGCTCCAAGATAGCACCATATCCACTTCATGACAAACTGAGCTATGTTGCCGGCGACTTTGTGGCGTATGGAGGCAAAATTAAAAAGGAAGAGCCTTTTCAAGCCTACATAAAGCAATTAGGGAACTGGGCGAATTCTCCTTATGCAACGAACAAGGTCAAAAGCATCTATCACTATTTGAAAAAGGGAAGTTTAATCAAGGATTTAGTGGACGAAAAAGTGCTCTTTCTTGATCAAAACAACCAATTAATTGAGAAGTGGACGTCTGATTATGAACCCCTTCAAGGAGAAAAACCGTCCATTTTCACTGCTGTCACCGGTGGACAGGAAAGCGCATTTGTTCGTTTCAATGTTCGTATTGGTCATACCCCTGATGTATGGACGGACAAGGAAATGTTTGATTCCTTCATTGCGTTTTACAATGAAACCCTTGGAGAAACAGATTTATGCTTTGTCACGGGTGAGCAGCAACCGAGCACAGAGCGTCATGCCAATAAAATTCGTCATGCGGCGGATAAAGCGAAACTGATTTCGGCCAATGACACGAGTGGTTTCACTTATCGTGGGCGTTTTAAAACAAGCAAAGAAGCAGTAGGCATAAGCTATGATGTCTCGCAAAAAGCCCACAACGCATTGAAGTGGCTCATCCAAAAGCAAGGCAAAACGATTGATGATCGTGTGTTTTTGGTTTGGGGCTCTGACAATGAGCAGCTGCCAGCTCCTGACGATGATCCGTATGATTTTTTCCAAGATGATGATGACGAGCAGGATGTCATTGCGAACACACTCTATCTTTACGCAAATGAAGTAGCCAAGGCAATCGATGGGTACAAGAGTGATTTGGAAACGAAGGCGGATGTTAGCATCATGATTCTTGATTCAGCGACAACGGGGCGAATGGCCGTGCTTTATTATCGCAGTATGGAAAAAGAACTCTATCTCAATCGTTTAAAGGCATGGCATGCCAAATGTTATTGGGCCCATCGGCATCGTAAAAAGGACAATACACGCATCCAGTTTTATGGCGCACCAGCAACGAAGGATATCGCGTTTGCGGCCTATGGACCGAGAGCGAGTGACAAGATCGTTAAAGGTTTAATGGAGCGCATGGTTCCGTGTATTGTCGATGGTCGAACGGTTCCGACAGATATTTTGCGAAGTGCCTTTCAACGTGCCTCTAGTCCACAATCAATGGAGACGTGGGAATGGGAAAAGACGTTAAGTATTGCCTGTGCGTTATTGAATGTTAAGGAGGGGTTGGATGTGTCGCTAGATTATGAGTTGAAGGATCGGAGCTACTTGTTTGGACGGTTGCTAGCCATTGCCGATGTTCTGGAGAGACGAGCGCTTGGGAGAGAGGAAACAAGGGCAACGAATGCGATTCGATATATGAATTCTTTTTCAAAACATCCTGAAAGAACGTGGAAGACGATTCAAGAGAGTTTGCAGCCTTATCAAGCAAGGTTAGGAACGAAAGCGACCTACCTTTCACGTTTGATTGATGAAGTCGGAACGATGATTGCAATTGAGGATTTCAATAATCAGCCATTGACCGGAAAATATCTTCACGGCTTCTACAGTCAACGACAGGAATTGTATAAAAAGAAGGCTGATGTTTCTGAAGATCAAGAAAATACACAAAGTGAGGAGCAATAA
- the cas7c gene encoding type I-C CRISPR-associated protein Cas7/Csd2, with protein sequence MSVLDHKIDFAVVLSVSKANPNGDPLNGNRPRQNYDGFGEISDVALKRKIRNRLQDAGEPVFVQSDDRKVDAFKSLRDRAGSNEKLDKMLSAKNPSTDEFATIASQEWIDVRSFGQVFAFKNTTLSVGVRGPVSIHTATSIDPIDITSMQITKSVNSVTGEKRGSDTMGMKHRVDFGVYKFVGSINVQLAEKTGFTTEDAEKIKQTLVTLFENDGSSARPDGSMEVHKVYWWEHSSKLGQYSSAKVHRSLDIKSKVETPKSIEDYAIELTALDNLSVEEIDGQ encoded by the coding sequence ATGTCAGTCTTAGACCACAAAATTGATTTCGCCGTCGTTCTTTCTGTTTCTAAAGCCAACCCTAATGGAGATCCACTAAACGGGAATCGTCCTCGCCAAAACTATGATGGCTTTGGTGAGATCTCAGATGTTGCCTTGAAGAGAAAAATCCGCAATCGTCTGCAAGATGCTGGAGAACCGGTTTTCGTACAGTCTGATGACCGTAAAGTCGACGCATTTAAAAGCTTACGAGATCGTGCGGGCTCAAATGAAAAACTTGATAAGATGCTTAGTGCAAAAAACCCGTCAACGGATGAGTTTGCCACCATTGCCTCACAAGAATGGATTGACGTTCGTAGCTTTGGTCAAGTGTTTGCGTTTAAGAATACGACACTTTCAGTTGGGGTGCGTGGACCTGTTTCCATTCATACCGCAACTAGCATCGATCCGATTGATATTACGAGCATGCAAATTACGAAAAGTGTCAACTCTGTCACTGGTGAAAAGCGTGGGTCGGACACAATGGGGATGAAGCACCGGGTCGACTTTGGTGTGTACAAGTTTGTAGGGAGCATCAATGTCCAGCTTGCTGAAAAGACGGGATTCACGACAGAAGATGCTGAGAAAATTAAGCAAACTCTTGTGACTCTATTTGAAAATGATGGCTCATCGGCACGACCTGATGGCAGTATGGAAGTTCATAAAGTCTACTGGTGGGAGCATTCCTCCAAGCTAGGGCAATATTCTTCAGCTAAAGTCCATCGTTCGTTGGATATTAAATCAAAGGTAGAAACACCGAAAAGCATTGAGGATTATGCCATCGAGTTAACGGCGCTAGACAATCTCTCTGTAGAAGAAATTGATGGCCAATAA
- the cas4 gene encoding CRISPR-associated protein Cas4, producing the protein MANNSEETYLMLSGLQHFQFCKRQWALIHIEQQWEENVKTVEGQHLHQKTDQPFIREKRGEKLVVRAMPVQSRELKLSGICDVVEFVQDESGVELHDSPGKYIVHPVEYKRGKPKKNDADLVQLAAQAICLEEMLLCKVDVGYFFYNEIKRRVEVSLTEELKDSVRDIARDMHQYYERRHTPKVKTGTFCKSCSLQHICLPGLMSKRSVKSYIEGSLAE; encoded by the coding sequence ATGGCCAATAATAGCGAAGAAACGTATTTGATGCTGTCTGGCTTGCAACATTTTCAATTCTGTAAACGACAATGGGCGTTGATTCATATTGAACAACAGTGGGAAGAAAATGTGAAAACAGTGGAAGGGCAGCATCTTCATCAAAAAACAGATCAACCGTTCATTCGTGAAAAGCGTGGAGAGAAGCTCGTTGTCCGCGCAATGCCAGTTCAATCGCGAGAATTAAAACTAAGTGGAATTTGTGATGTCGTGGAGTTTGTTCAAGATGAGAGTGGAGTGGAACTTCATGACTCCCCGGGGAAATATATCGTTCATCCGGTAGAATACAAGCGGGGGAAGCCGAAGAAAAACGATGCCGATTTGGTTCAACTGGCAGCACAAGCCATTTGCTTAGAGGAAATGCTTCTGTGTAAAGTGGATGTGGGCTATTTTTTCTATAATGAAATTAAGCGGCGTGTCGAAGTGTCTCTAACAGAGGAACTAAAAGACTCTGTTAGAGACATCGCTAGAGACATGCATCAATACTACGAGAGGCGACATACTCCAAAAGTAAAAACGGGGACCTTCTGCAAAAGCTGTTCTCTTCAGCACATATGCTTGCCAGGGCTAATGAGTAAACGGTCTGTGAAAAGCTATATTGAAGGGAGTCTAGCCGAATGA
- the cas1c gene encoding type I-C CRISPR-associated endonuclease Cas1c, giving the protein MRKLLNTLFVTQPDVYLSLDGGNVVMNKEQEKLHRIPLHNLESIVCFGYTGASPGLMGYCAERSISIVFLTMNGRFLARVIGESKGNVTLRKTQYRISDDEEKSAEIARNFIVGKLFNNRSIIDRMARDYPMRVDVEQFKKASKSLLSSIREIRECTDLELLRGWEGQAAISYNRVFDDMILQQKDNFYFRHRSRRPPKDNVNAMLSFAYTLLANDMAAALETVGLDAYVGFLHRDRPGRASLALDVMEELRGVYADKFVLSLINRKEMTADDFVKKENGAVLMTDESRKTFLSAWQMKKQEKMTHPYLNEKMSWGLVPYAQALLLARFLRGDLDEYPPFLWK; this is encoded by the coding sequence ATGAGAAAATTGCTGAACACGCTTTTTGTCACACAACCAGACGTCTACCTATCACTTGACGGAGGAAATGTTGTGATGAATAAAGAGCAGGAGAAGCTGCATCGAATCCCTCTTCATAATTTGGAGAGCATCGTTTGCTTCGGCTATACGGGCGCAAGTCCTGGACTCATGGGGTATTGTGCAGAGCGGAGCATTTCGATTGTTTTCCTGACTATGAACGGACGTTTTTTAGCCAGAGTGATCGGCGAAAGCAAAGGCAACGTGACGTTACGAAAAACACAATATCGAATCTCAGACGATGAAGAAAAATCTGCCGAAATTGCGAGAAACTTTATCGTTGGCAAGCTATTTAATAATCGATCGATCATTGATAGAATGGCAAGAGATTACCCAATGAGGGTTGATGTTGAGCAATTTAAGAAAGCATCAAAGTCTCTCTTATCTTCAATTCGAGAAATAAGAGAATGCACAGATCTTGAACTCTTGCGGGGCTGGGAAGGTCAAGCCGCCATCAGCTACAATCGTGTGTTTGATGATATGATCCTTCAGCAGAAAGACAATTTTTATTTTCGCCATCGTTCTCGGAGACCACCTAAAGATAATGTCAACGCCATGCTGTCTTTTGCCTATACATTGCTAGCGAATGATATGGCCGCGGCATTAGAAACAGTTGGTCTTGACGCTTACGTCGGTTTTCTGCACCGCGATCGACCAGGAAGAGCTTCATTGGCGCTAGACGTTATGGAAGAATTGAGAGGCGTGTATGCAGATAAATTTGTCCTGTCGCTGATTAATCGCAAAGAGATGACCGCAGACGATTTTGTTAAGAAAGAAAACGGTGCTGTCCTCATGACAGATGAGAGCAGAAAGACGTTTCTATCAGCGTGGCAAATGAAAAAGCAAGAGAAAATGACGCATCCATATTTGAATGAGAAAATGTCATGGGGGCTTGTTCCGTATGCACAAGCCCTTCTGCTAGCGCGCTTCTTACGAGGGGATTTGGATGAATACCCACCATTTTTATGGAAGTAG
- the cas2 gene encoding CRISPR-associated endonuclease Cas2, which produces MLLLVTYDVSTTSSGGTKRLRRVSKACQRVGQRVQNSVFECIVDSTQYTQLKIELEGIIDKEKDSLRFYRLGDNYKSKVEHVGAKDSLDVEAPLIL; this is translated from the coding sequence ATGCTTTTGTTGGTGACGTACGATGTAAGCACAACGAGCAGCGGTGGGACGAAGCGGTTAAGACGGGTTTCAAAAGCATGTCAAAGAGTTGGGCAGCGCGTGCAAAACTCAGTGTTTGAATGCATCGTCGATTCAACACAATATACGCAACTTAAGATAGAATTGGAAGGCATTATTGATAAAGAAAAGGATAGTCTGCGATTCTATCGATTGGGAGACAATTATAAATCAAAAGTAGAGCACGTGGGCGCAAAAGATTCTCTCGACGTGGAAGCGCCATTAATTCTTTAG
- a CDS encoding DUF7716 domain-containing protein → MEKLIDLREVLVNVEKFSWEDSLFLPPTETWSLDTNCAILNTDDLDDEEEPRFAIDNNLKDALTIQDVQGVVMNIREQHPECTDDDLLKALLHYYQHDAFIVL, encoded by the coding sequence ATGGAAAAATTAATTGACTTACGTGAAGTACTTGTCAATGTTGAGAAGTTTTCTTGGGAAGATTCCTTGTTCCTCCCCCCAACGGAAACATGGTCGTTGGATACGAACTGTGCTATATTAAATACGGACGATTTAGACGATGAAGAAGAACCAAGATTCGCCATTGACAACAACTTGAAAGACGCCCTCACCATTCAAGACGTACAAGGGGTCGTTATGAATATTCGTGAACAACATCCGGAATGCACTGATGATGATTTACTAAAAGCTTTATTGCATTACTATCAACATGATGCATTCATCGTGCTTTAA
- a CDS encoding extracellular solute-binding protein, producing the protein MFKLKSRSLSLILMLMMVVILSACASSDTTSNSGASATDTAPSSESNSSSETDASSEFSGTLKVQLIGSFSLDDKTDPVTGVTSKGVHVLKEEFEKRYPGVTVEFVLMGWDNYNEKTQTMLQSNAADVYQLPGIATFAEQGLLEPLQPFIEEDSFDLDVYLNGQIDGWRAMGPEDEQPEIYGLPFIGDARVLVYDKKLFDDWGVEYLSEEPTMEEILEKAKKMTGTNPETGEQNYGITFKGSDAADSVMNINESLGGQWGTGFLWKDMQVEFDTPTMIQAAEMMVEANQYAPEGTLVNQGSEDFFTEDNNVAINLRVPPGFINSLETFGTQDRYQATLLFENTDKGMGGMFAGSPFAIGESSTNHELAWEWLKFSSSDFFQKYMWEERRTESMPVIKAAKDWESVKAIPQMDVILKQMGQLWAPRYPYRAGQPRYILSENIELILLGEITPEEGLTSAQEEAEKWLSSQQ; encoded by the coding sequence ATGTTTAAATTAAAATCCAGATCTCTATCCTTGATTCTCATGCTGATGATGGTCGTCATCCTCAGTGCATGTGCCAGCTCAGACACAACAAGCAATTCTGGCGCCTCTGCGACCGACACTGCTCCGAGCAGTGAATCGAACAGCTCATCTGAAACCGACGCTTCTTCCGAGTTCTCTGGCACGTTGAAAGTTCAACTCATCGGCAGCTTTTCGCTTGATGACAAAACGGACCCAGTAACAGGTGTCACATCAAAAGGCGTCCATGTGCTGAAAGAAGAATTTGAAAAAAGGTATCCCGGCGTTACAGTCGAATTCGTGCTGATGGGCTGGGACAATTACAATGAAAAAACGCAGACGATGCTTCAGTCCAACGCAGCGGATGTGTACCAACTCCCTGGTATCGCCACATTTGCAGAGCAAGGCTTGCTTGAGCCACTTCAGCCTTTTATTGAAGAAGACAGCTTTGACCTTGATGTGTATTTAAACGGCCAAATCGATGGCTGGAGAGCGATGGGGCCGGAAGATGAACAGCCTGAGATTTACGGCTTGCCATTCATTGGCGATGCACGCGTTCTTGTCTATGATAAAAAGCTCTTTGATGATTGGGGCGTCGAGTACCTGTCCGAAGAACCAACGATGGAAGAAATTCTGGAAAAAGCGAAAAAAATGACGGGCACCAATCCCGAAACCGGTGAGCAAAACTATGGGATCACTTTTAAAGGATCCGATGCCGCGGATTCGGTCATGAACATTAACGAATCGCTTGGCGGCCAATGGGGAACTGGATTTTTGTGGAAGGACATGCAAGTGGAATTCGACACGCCAACGATGATCCAGGCAGCCGAAATGATGGTCGAAGCAAACCAATACGCACCTGAAGGCACTCTTGTGAACCAAGGCAGCGAGGATTTCTTTACAGAGGACAACAACGTCGCCATCAACTTGCGTGTGCCACCTGGCTTTATTAATTCGCTAGAAACCTTCGGGACCCAAGACCGTTATCAAGCGACGCTTCTCTTTGAAAATACCGACAAAGGCATGGGCGGCATGTTTGCAGGAAGCCCGTTTGCGATTGGAGAATCCAGCACGAACCATGAACTTGCCTGGGAATGGCTCAAGTTCAGCAGCAGCGACTTCTTCCAGAAATACATGTGGGAAGAACGACGCACCGAAAGCATGCCCGTCATTAAAGCAGCCAAAGACTGGGAAAGCGTAAAAGCCATCCCGCAAATGGACGTTATTTTGAAACAGATGGGTCAGCTGTGGGCGCCACGTTATCCATACCGCGCCGGCCAGCCACGCTACATCCTGTCGGAAAACATCGAGCTCATTCTCCTCGGCGAAATCACCCCTGAAGAAGGCTTGACATCTGCTCAGGAAGAAGCCGAGAAATGGCTGAGCAGCCAACAGTAA
- a CDS encoding carbohydrate ABC transporter permease: MLRSKDREKLMNAGIFVLLALLGGVAIYPFLWMISVSLEQNANVALPFPPRIIPEEFTFFHYTLVFENNRLLLAYWNSLIIAFFSVILSISSALLGGYAFSRGTFWGKRFLFFMVLATMMIPFETTLIPMFTMFNDFGMINTFYPLILPSIVNALGIILAKQYFDQLPEGLRESAKMDGAGEFLTFFAIFLPLTGPITATLAILSFQGSWNSFIWPLVVINDQMLKTVPLFLSSFSSENGSRLFGVTMATASMSILPILIVFLFLQKYIVRSVALSGLKGE; this comes from the coding sequence ATGCTGCGCTCGAAAGATAGAGAAAAATTGATGAATGCTGGCATCTTTGTTCTATTAGCCTTGCTCGGAGGTGTAGCGATTTATCCGTTTCTTTGGATGATCAGCGTCAGTCTCGAGCAAAATGCCAATGTTGCGTTGCCCTTTCCTCCAAGAATTATCCCAGAGGAATTCACCTTTTTTCACTACACCCTAGTGTTTGAAAACAACCGTTTGCTTCTCGCCTATTGGAACTCCCTTATCATCGCGTTTTTCAGCGTCATCTTGAGTATCAGCTCAGCGTTGCTTGGCGGGTATGCCTTTTCGCGCGGCACTTTTTGGGGGAAGCGCTTTTTGTTCTTCATGGTGCTGGCGACGATGATGATTCCATTTGAAACGACGTTGATTCCGATGTTCACGATGTTCAACGATTTTGGCATGATCAACACATTTTATCCACTAATTCTGCCATCTATCGTGAATGCGCTCGGTATTATTCTTGCAAAGCAATACTTTGACCAGCTTCCCGAAGGCCTTCGAGAATCCGCCAAAATGGATGGCGCAGGCGAATTTTTAACGTTTTTCGCCATTTTCTTGCCGCTGACCGGACCGATTACAGCAACGCTGGCGATTCTATCGTTTCAAGGCAGCTGGAATTCGTTCATTTGGCCGCTCGTCGTCATCAATGACCAAATGTTGAAAACAGTCCCCTTATTCTTGTCCAGCTTTTCCTCGGAAAACGGCAGCCGGCTCTTCGGGGTCACGATGGCCACAGCATCAATGAGCATCCTGCCAATTCTGATCGTGTTTCTCTTTCTCCAAAAATACATTGTTCGCAGTGTCGCATTAAGCGGCTTGAAAGGAGAGTGA
- a CDS encoding carbohydrate ABC transporter permease: MLQTKQKPRAKPVVGWKLAPRRESHAIWYVFLLPTIVGILLFTLYPLIESLRLSFTRGVGEQYVGFQNYANVLLSDTFWYAVYNTFYITFFQLLLAIPFGFLIACLINSLRRTSNFFKILFYIPNTTSMVAAATVFLAILHPDGPLNYVVELLGFERVVWLSQPLSAKWGAIILSVWHWLGFVIIVTLANLQAIPGEYYEAASMDGASRIQQWIWITIPNMVGSLTILFVLGWIGGLQRFSDAYMLGGLQGSPARSLHTVVGFIFERGFGGSEYGIASAAAYILFIFILIFTFLSTKLLRMKI; the protein is encoded by the coding sequence ATGTTACAGACGAAACAAAAACCACGGGCTAAGCCGGTCGTTGGCTGGAAGCTGGCTCCTAGGCGGGAATCACATGCCATCTGGTACGTGTTTCTGCTTCCGACGATAGTAGGCATTTTGTTGTTCACATTATACCCGTTGATTGAATCGCTCCGCCTTAGCTTTACACGAGGAGTGGGTGAACAATATGTTGGGTTTCAAAACTATGCTAATGTGCTGTTGTCTGATACGTTTTGGTACGCGGTGTATAACACATTTTACATTACCTTTTTTCAGTTGTTACTCGCTATCCCCTTTGGCTTTCTAATCGCCTGTTTGATTAACAGCTTACGGAGAACTTCTAATTTCTTTAAGATTTTGTTTTACATACCGAACACGACGTCCATGGTTGCGGCGGCTACGGTGTTCCTTGCCATCCTTCATCCCGACGGCCCATTGAACTATGTGGTGGAATTGCTTGGGTTTGAACGGGTTGTATGGCTCTCCCAACCGTTGTCAGCAAAATGGGGTGCGATTATTCTATCCGTATGGCACTGGCTCGGCTTTGTCATCATCGTGACGCTCGCCAACCTCCAGGCCATACCAGGAGAATATTACGAAGCTGCGTCCATGGATGGCGCTTCCCGCATCCAACAATGGATCTGGATCACCATCCCGAATATGGTCGGAAGCTTGACAATTCTCTTCGTCCTCGGCTGGATCGGCGGGCTGCAGCGTTTTTCAGATGCGTATATGCTCGGTGGGCTACAAGGAAGCCCTGCCCGCTCACTCCATACCGTCGTCGGCTTCATTTTCGAACGAGGTTTTGGCGGAAGTGAATACGGCATTGCCTCAGCAGCCGCTTATATTTTATTCATCTTTATTTTGATCTTTACGTTTCTCTCCACAAAACTGTTACGTATGAAAATATAG
- a CDS encoding CehA/McbA family metallohydrolase: MNWEPFELHTHTYHSDGKHSLLEMCREAAKLGLSGIALTDHNTISGLADAKDVQEETGVTIVPGMEWTTFYGHMLTLGAPYCEWRDLGPGDIHKGIERVHQAGGIVGIAHPFSWGSPICTGCHWDYAITDWNDIDYIEVWHRLLPPYNHHNAPAYKQWTDVLNNGFRLTATSGRDWHHSEERELPAFTYIGVPNGADPSTANSIVEAVRHGRCIVSMGPMLQVEAIVENTSYGIGDEIVPSNRGTLELLIKLDPSTLPGRTPEDMPVTNFIVESNLGELAVLPSPEVPAKTVQEISLEGIRWLRVRATGVLNGGSTTLAFTNPIYVALK, encoded by the coding sequence ATGAATTGGGAGCCCTTTGAGCTACACACCCACACGTACCATAGTGACGGGAAGCATTCATTGCTTGAGATGTGCCGGGAAGCAGCAAAGCTCGGTCTTAGCGGCATTGCGCTGACTGATCATAACACCATTTCCGGTCTTGCGGACGCCAAAGACGTTCAGGAAGAAACCGGGGTCACGATTGTTCCTGGTATGGAATGGACGACGTTTTATGGGCACATGCTGACGCTTGGGGCCCCCTATTGCGAGTGGAGAGATCTTGGCCCTGGGGACATCCATAAAGGCATTGAACGGGTTCACCAAGCTGGAGGCATCGTCGGGATTGCCCATCCTTTCAGCTGGGGCAGCCCAATTTGTACAGGGTGTCACTGGGACTATGCCATTACAGACTGGAACGATATCGATTATATCGAAGTGTGGCATCGGCTGCTCCCTCCCTACAATCACCACAATGCTCCGGCCTACAAGCAATGGACGGATGTTTTAAACAACGGCTTCCGCTTGACGGCAACTTCCGGACGCGATTGGCACCACTCCGAAGAACGCGAGCTCCCTGCATTTACGTACATTGGTGTGCCAAATGGCGCCGACCCTTCTACGGCGAATTCAATTGTGGAAGCCGTCCGGCACGGTCGCTGTATCGTCAGCATGGGGCCGATGTTGCAGGTCGAAGCAATTGTAGAGAACACCTCCTATGGCATCGGCGACGAGATCGTGCCATCCAACAGGGGAACACTCGAATTGCTGATCAAACTGGACCCATCCACCCTGCCCGGTCGTACGCCGGAGGACATGCCTGTGACAAATTTCATTGTCGAATCAAATCTGGGCGAACTTGCAGTGCTCCCCTCTCCCGAAGTGCCTGCGAAAACCGTGCAGGAGATTTCTTTGGAAGGCATCCGCTGGCTTCGTGTTAGAGCAACGGGCGTGTTGAATGGCGGAAGCACAACGCTGGCCTTTACGAACCCGATCTATGTGGCCTTGAAGTAA